DNA from Malus sylvestris chromosome 11, drMalSylv7.2, whole genome shotgun sequence:
ACATTGTGATCATATATTTGAAGCAATGTAATTAGATTCAAGTGTTATTATCTGTTTGTGGGATAACGCAATCATTTGATGCGCCTAGTGCATTTGATTGTCGTTACTGTTTTCAGGGTGGCGGGGTTATTTGGTTTTTGGTTCTCTTTCAGTTGTCAATTTCTGTCCTTTTTCCGTTACAGTGACATTAGGGAAGCATTAGATGTTCAAGATTAATGCTGCGGTGGATTTGGAGGCACATTGTTAAATTGTTAGGATTATGTTCCTTCAAACATAAGTGAGTTTCACGTAGGTTGTGTTCAAACAGTGTTAGCCCATGATGCTTGGATGTGAAGTAATACAGATTGAAGTGGAATTATTCTAACTTCCTTTTCATTAGCTCACTAACTACCTGGAGGTATATGGACAGAGAACTGATACATGGGCAGAGAATTCAAAAGGAGACTCTGTTTCTCTATCTGATTGATCTTGTAATTAGCTGCTATGGAGATCTGACTCAGAAAGTTctgttaatcttttttttttcccttcctgTGGTTGATGGTGGTTTAGttttgtgggtgtgtgtgtttggggggggggggggtggattgagaaataaacattttttttcatagGCGCTGATACATTTTAGGTAGACGGTCCTAAAAATCATCCAACCTGTATGTCATGCAAGTTCAAACTTCATTACTTTTTCTAGTATATATTGGGCTACCGAGAACATGGATTGGGAACTGAGTCTAGGTTAATAGCAACACTGTTCTTAGGTAGGTATCATTGTactctagatgctaaatgaTAGAAATTACTTTAATTCTTTTAACTACCTTTGGTGTTTACTTTTAAACATGGTTCCTTGGTTGTTTGTTGCTTTTATTGCCATGTCTGAATTTTCGAACCATTGGCGAGcgcatgaaaactataagcgtTCCCAAATGAAAGGAAAATGTAACTGATTTCTCTTGGGCAGCTCCTGTGGTCTGCGATGATGAATTTTCCTACTTCATGCACCTAATGGTCTCTACTGTTATCTTatattttcttacttttttgAGATTCTTCTATTTTGACTTTGCAGTATCTGATCACAAATTTCAACGACTTTCAACTGGCATGTCTAGGAAGTTTCTTTCTCCATGAAAGTGTTTTCTTCTTATCTGGACTCCCTTTTATATATCTTGAGAGGGCAGGATGGCTGAGCAAGTTCAAGATTCAGGTTCATCTCTCTTCACTGAGCTCATAGATATGATTTTTTAGATGATGAAgtttctttccctttctctaAGATTCATCTGGTTAGTGGCGTTTGTTGGACATGTTTTTCCAGCTCTGTTTAATATAGCTTCCTTAAGGAAGTATTTAGTTTGCAATTATTTGGAGATTGTAGGGACAAATGTGGTCTGGACTGTAATTTTAGCTGAAGTCTAAATGATTGGGGATGGTTGGGGTTGCGTGAAGTTAGAATTGAAGGTGATGGAACAGCGCAGTTGGGTGGAGTTTATGTTGTAGGAAGAAGTATGAGACCAAGGCTTCTTACTGGGCCTTATTGCAGCTGTCTCAGCTTTTGTCCCTTTGGGGAAGGGCTTAGGGGGTAGGTGATGCTCTAAAGGTAGCCCCTTATACAGAGGATGCAGGTCTTAAGAAAATATTGACATTTTATATATGTGAATCTGTGATTAAGAGAAAGGATTATGGTTATTTTTAGTAGGTGTAAGGGGAGGCATTGTATATATTTTGTTTTAGGCATTTAGCTAACAGTGGTCTATGGGTGGGGTGTAATGGGCTATCTCTTTCTTTGATTGGGGTGACTCAGTTTATAGCTAGTTTGGTGAGTGAGCTATTATTGGGTTCAAATAGTCGAAGTGCCACGaagcaaaataaaagttatgtgTTTTTTGTCTTTGTGGATGGAGTGGAGGAGCCGATGTTCTATAGTGGAGGTAAAGGCACATATGTTAAGAAGGGATGTTTTAAGGAACTAGATGAGCTATTGCTACTAATTTTGCAGATTCATAACagttttccttctctttaatgctTCTTTGTTACCTTCCATTCATACAGCTCGTGTACGAAGGTGCTGTCCCCTTGGCATTTCAGCAAAATCTTATCAAAATAGTGCCATGACTTGATTCTAGTTTTGTGCAGACAAAAAATAACAGCCCTGCAGCTCAGGAGAAATGTATTACTCGCCTAGTCCTGTATCATCTTTGTGTCAATCTGCCAGTTATGATTGCTTCATATCCCGTCTTCAAATTCATGGGCATGCGGAGTAGTCTTCCATTGCCGTCCTGGTATTTTCAGGTTCTTTATATGCTAGAGCATATTTTCTCAGACATCGTGGAGTTTGATGCCGTTATCATATGACCCATTTAGAATTAACAAAGACCGTAAACTTTTCAGTTTCTGAACAATTTAGACTTTTAAAATGCTTAGTTCTGTAATTCTGCATTTGATTTGGCAGGAAAGTAGTTTCCACTCAGATCATTTTCTACTTCATCCTTGAGGATTTTGTATTCTATTGGGGACATAGGGTTCTGCATACAAAATGGCTGTACAAGCATGTGCATAGTGTCCATCATGAGTAAGTGAGAGTTATAAGTAACTTACTCGGTGCTAAGAGTTTTGAATGTTGTCATTTATGAGTTGAATCTTTGCAGGTATGCTACACCATTTGGACTGACTTCTGAATATGCTCACCCCGCCGAGATATTATTCCTTGGCTTTGCCACCATTATTGGTCCTGCCATTACTGGGCCCCACCTAATTACTCTGTGGTTATGGATGGTACTTAGAGTGCTGGAGACTGTCGAGGCACATTGCGGTTACCATTTCCCATGGAGCCTCTCAAACTTTTTACCTTTGTATGGAGGGTGAGTGTGCTTTTTTCACCACTTGGCCATTTTAAGCAATGTGTATACAATGTATTTTTCTCTGTTTGGTCATTTGTAGCTGAAAATGTTTCTGCTTTCATTGTACAGCGCTGATTTTCACGACTACCATCACCGTTTGCTTTACACCAAGTCTGGCAATTATTCATCAACTTTTGTTTACATGGACAGGTACATTTTTAGCATGTGCTGCTTAGGTATCTCTGAACTATTTAGTGAAAAGGAGATGGATCAGTTAGGGAAGAATTTCTTTACCTTTTCTTTAACAGCTGTTTGTTCAATAGTTTAAATAAGTATTTTAACAAGGATAAGTGTTACTAATCTAACAAgaaaccaaattttgttcattttaAGAACGTTATTGTTATGACTGACGTGCTCTGTTGCGTATTTATATTTTGCACTTTCCTAATATACCGTCAGGGGTGTGctttaaaaatgttttaaattacAAGATGAACTGGCTCTCAACTTCTTTTTCATTGTTCATATTTGTGCGGATGATGTTGTTAGCCCAAAGTCTTACCGAACGGTTAAACATTGAGACCAGTGATGCTTCCAGACTCTGGCCATGAAGTATGACTGGTTTTAACCCAAATGATCAGTCATGTTTTATATCACAAATTAAACCAACAGATGCCACAATGCAGCTGAAAGTACGCTAACCATCTCTTTCTACTATACTTTTCAGGTTATTTGGAACTGATACAGGTTACAGAAAGCTGAAAGCGCTGAAGAAAGCCGGAGTAGAAGATGACGGCAAGGAAATGTGATGTGGGAGCCAGAATTTTTATGAACTAACTGGACATGAGTAAATCGGTTCTTTGATTTATGGGCAGTACTGAAGATGTTTCTGTGTCTGTCCCCGCCTCATCGCGTATTCCACCgcatttttgtgtttgatttctttCTGATTTAGAGCTTATGTTAGTGTGGAATCAGTGGAAATGCTTGATGGACATTTGTGCGCTCCTTTTTCTTACATGAATGAAGAAGCTGCCCTTTTATTCTTTCCTATTCTTTCGGTTCGATTAGGAGCCTCCAAGAAATATGATTTATTGAATCATTCAATGATACTTTGgagtaatttattttttggcaACAGACGCAAATTTTGATGAAAAGATTTCCAATTTCGCGTGTTTAAGAGAACGAGCTATTGTTTCGCCTAGAAATTCTACTGTAACATAAATACGTAAGAGATTTATTATCATACAAAGAATGCACTTATTTCAGTTTGGATTCAATGTGCTCATCATCTGGTAATTTGGAaaacttttgtgtattatatcCTACAGAGCTCCTTAATACACTTGAATTCAATGGTTTGGATGTACGAAGCTTCACTTTAAAAATGGGGATGCCTATTATGTTATTAAGAAATTTAAATCAGTCTTCATGTTTATATAATGGAACTAGATTGGTTAACCCAAATGACTAATAAAGTTATTGAAGCTAAAATACTTATTAGTAGCAACATTGGTTATAAAGTATTTATACCTAGAATCGTTCTTTCAACAACATAACACAAatgactttttatttttaaaagacgTCAATTTTCAATTAGACCATGTTATATCatgacattaaataaaattcacAGACAATATTTGAAACAAGTTGGATTATATCTTTCCTAACCTATATTCACTCTGCATTATCAAGAGTTACAAATAAGGCCACAAAATCTTAATAGACAATAATAAAGaaatactaaataaatataaGCATAATGTATAAAGATattcttcaaaattttatgGCAGGTTGAACTTTATAGATGCATTGTTAAAAATTTCAATATATTTGACAACAAATTACATAATATTACACATTTGTTTACTAACAATAACATTTAGCACAATGAACATAGTTCCAATCTGCAATTTGGATGTCTTTCAatctggcaaaaaaaaaaataaataaataaattagagtTCACGTGGGCAGAATTTGGagattcaaacatttcaacTCGACAACCAGTTCTCTAACTTGCACATCATATTGGTTGATGCAACCAAATCATTCTCTCATACTATTTTTATCTATTAACTTAATACCTTTCTTGGTGAGCCATGCTTTAAATCCCTCACAATCCATCCTCAAGTGCTCAGAATAATTGCAATGAAAACATCTTTTAAAGTGAGGCTTGTTAGGTTTAAGGTCAGAACTAGTGGTGGCAACATTACCCTTATTAGGTTTGGTAGAACTGTTTGCATTCTTCTTGGTTCCAGAAGTTCAACCGGACTTGAAATTCTTTGTTTTGGCTTCCACTTTTCTGAGTTCTGAATATCAGCAACCTTTTTCTTGCCTTTCCCTATCTAAACGAGATTCACTCTCACCCCTATCTGAACGAGATTCACTcactttttttacttcttcatcACCTCCTCCTCTTGGCAACAAATGGAAATGAGTTCATTAACACCCCAAGTCttattttgagtgttttagCTCACTTGTAACTACTCATAGCATTGAGGTTGTTGGCAAGGTTAACCAACTTGAGGAAATGTAATCTAACACTTCCAATGTCATCATGCTTGGCATGGATGAGTTCTGATAGGTAGACACCAGTCTCGACGTTATTTGACCTCTTGCacttttcttcaattttcacCATAAACTCATTTGCCAAACCGCATCTTGGAATGCCCCCTCTTATGTGATCCTCCATAGCATTTTGCATGATCAAAAGTGACGTTTGATTTGCTTTATGCCATTTGACAAATTCCTCTCGCTGTTGACTGTTGCTATCAGTATTCAGAGCTGAAGGTTGTGGCTGTTTGAAGGTAATATGATACTCCAACATGCCCAAATGCATCCCGATTTGCTGCTTCCAAGTTTTGAAATTGTTCTCATCCAACTTTTCAATATTAATGAGATTGAGCAGATGTACAACATGATTTGCAAATCCACAAGTTTGTGAAAATTAAGAGAATCATAGCTACATTGTCACACTAAAGTTAGGGtggtgctatctacacaccaatttttacctctcacacacccttctcaATTTCCGgccgtcggatcgaatgaattgaagaagatcaatagaCAAAAATTAAACGAGGGTGTGTGAAAGGTAAAATGAGATATGTGAATAGCACTACTCTAAAGTTATATAACCAATCACACCTTtgagcaaatatatatatgaatgaatTACAAGTCTTGCATAGCCAAGTATACAACGCATAAGCAAAAAACATCTTTAGGCAATAACTTTTCACAGAAAAGAAATTTCATGTCAATCATGTCATTATACATTAGTTTATAATGAACCCAatagacaaattttttttttttggaaataaaTATACCTATTTatgtatataaataaaaaatcagtcATTTAAGCTATAGGTAAATAACTCATTCATTAGTCGATTAgacaaaacaaaattaggttTCCATTTTTATTCATTTCAACAAGCAACCAATTCATTATCTTGTTGACTAGCCAGAACTCATTGTCCAGTTATCAAGATAATTTTGACTAGACGAAAAGCAATAATCACCGAATAAatgtaaaaaacaaaacacacaaaattatCGAAAATAAATGCAGCAGCATTTAAACAATACGATTCTGATCTTTAAACAAGTTTAAAGTTTTGATTGACTGACTCTGACACCACATAAAGCATTGCATGGACACCCTAAGCACTATCGAAATTAGTAAAAGCCATTACCCACGCTATATGAATATTAGTTCGTCTATCATAAGTTAACCCTAATCAATATTAGTTCGTACCTGCAGAAGACTCATCAAGAATGAATTCAAACTTTGTGTTGGAAAAATATAAACGAAAGTattttagagatttgatttgatttgatctaATTTTCCGTGTCTTGTgtacaaaaatttaatttacttagttattttgttttattatgtGAGTAATGCCACGTAgattaaactaaatgatgtgtcaccaataataaataagcacgttaataaCACTTAAGTAACAATATAATCATTAATttacatgtcatttagtttacttaatttaatttacacGTTTAATCTTCCTAACATTATCCTTTATTATGTAGGTTTCATTATTCTCAAGGAGTTAGGTTTACTTTTTCATTTGGTTTACTTATTCAATTTGGTTTGTATTTTGTACTCTTATACCTCCTCAGGAAgaagaataaaattaaaattgtattTGAAAATTGTGACAATGTAAAAGAATACTAAATTTATTCCTCAACCCTTTAAAAAGAAGTGCGCATTTGAACAACGTTAACTGAGAAGAACTACCAAAGACAGTGCATATATTGACTATAACCACCCAACAGTTACACCTAATAGGTTATAACCATCTATTAACATAAAATAAGctcaattaatttgttttttataaattcaaaactaatatctatttaattaattttcaaccatcggatcggatgaattgaaaaaaatcaaagaacaaaaatcaataaaaaatgtttaaaaagtttaaaaaaaaaagtatggaTAGCACACCTCACCTCTTTGTTCAATTACTTACTTACACGTCAAAACACATATACATCAACCATAATTTGGTTTCACACGCATTAAGAGTAATACGTTGAACGTAACTTCTAGCTTCTGTCGGTTTTAGGAAAACAGACTCCATTAAAAACGACTACAAACACAAGGCAAGGAAGCTTTCCATTCTGTCGGCTTATTTTCCTTAATTTGCCGAACAAACctctttcttcccttttttttttctataaaaatgttccaaaaaaaaaataaaaaagctagACTTTAAACTTTCGActccaaaataattaaataaaaaaataaagaaaaagctCCACGCAACAAGCAGCGCAGACGGTCTACGTGTTGAGTCTCAGGTTCACCACGACGACGCTCACGTTGTCAGCGCTCTGCCTGGCCAATGCCAACTTCGTCAGCAGCATCGACGCGTCGGAACATGCCTTGTCCGACGCCACCGCCGCCTCCGGCCCTGCGCGCTCGGCCGCAGCAGCGGCCCGTTCTCTTCTCAGGCACATTCTCGCCACCCCGCACGCCGTGTCGTTCGACACCACGTCCCAGAGCCCGTCGCTCGCCAAGATCAGACACTCGTCCTCCACAGTTCGATCCGTGATCGTCACCTCTGGATCGCAGCTCACGTACGGCTTCAAGTAGTTGTCGCCTGCAAAAGAAACGACAATTAATATACTGTCGTAAGAAGGCCGTCCCATCAaggtttttgctttttttacaGTTTTCCGTACCTAGGGCTCTTGACATTGCCAAAACTCCGAGAACCCGTGGGCCGTCCCAGTATATGACCCGCCCACCCGCCTCCTGGATCCGATTCAACTCATCGGGGCGATCCGGCTGTTAcagtaacaagaaaaaaaataattgacgCAGGTCCATCGAAATAAAGTGGACTCGCATGAATTccacagcaaccaaacagaacatAAACAATGCGATGAAGCCAATTGTAATTGACCAATTGACCTTGTGATCAACAGAGAGGGGAAGGGCCTTGCCGTCGCGGCAAAGCACAGCTCTCGAGTCGCCGCAATTGGCCACGACGATCTTATCGGGAGAGACGACTGCTACGACGGCGGTGGATCCGACAGCCTCGGACTCCGGAGTTTGAAGCTCGCAACGGCAATTGCTCACTCCGACGCCGCCTTCGCGGCTCCACGCCACCACCTCCTTGTCCATCCGCACGAAGCTCCGCTCCATCGCCGTCTTCCATTCCTCCATGTTCTCCACTTCCTCCTTCACCAGCTCATGCATCCGCTCTCTGCATTTCGTCGCCACCTGTAAAAATACAAAACGacgaaattatttttaaaaatgcaATTAATTCAAAAGTCGTTTCAGGGAAAAAGAGACTCTGGAGTCGTTTTAAGTACGTGGGAGCAACCGTGGCCGTCGTAGACACCGAAATAATGCAATTGAGTGGTGGCGTCTCTGATGCGCCGGCAAAACGAGGGGTGTACAGACACAGCGTCCTCCATATCTCTACGGCGGCCGCAGACGGAGGCCAGTCCGTACTTCGGGAGCTCTCTCAAAGCTTCAGGGACGTTCGATGACGAGGACGCTCGGAACTTCGTTGACTTCTTTTGACTCGGGGGGATTTTCTCTTCGTCGGAAGAACCGGAGAACTGCAGGGCGTTTTCCAACTCGCGAGAAGCCGACGACGTCGTACGTGATGCGGCTTTCTTCCGCTTCTCGGAATTGTCCGGTGACTCCGGCGCCGGTGGGGCCACTCCGGAGACGAATTTGCAACGTCGGATCTCCATCCTCCTCCGTCTCGCTGCTCGTGAACTCGCCTCGCAGGGATTTGACGACGCGTCGCTTTCACTCACTACTCCGTACCAGATCTCCGCCATTTCAAAATTGCCAATTCATGAATGCTGGAAAGTCggagaattttttaattttatttttgaaaaatatattGAGAAAATGTTGCAAGAGTACGCTCGCGCGCTCATGAGTGAAGCTTATAAAGATAGAAGTTCGGTGGGTTCCCGGGCCCACCCCTAGCTTTTTAgggttgaaat
Protein-coding regions in this window:
- the LOC126591318 gene encoding methylsterol monooxygenase 2-2-like; this translates as MASIVESGWRYLITNFNDFQLACLGSFFLHESVFFLSGLPFIYLERAGWLSKFKIQTKNNSPAAQEKCITRLVLYHLCVNLPVMIASYPVFKFMGMRSSLPLPSWKVVSTQIIFYFILEDFVFYWGHRVLHTKWLYKHVHSVHHEYATPFGLTSEYAHPAEILFLGFATIIGPAITGPHLITLWLWMVLRVLETVEAHCGYHFPWSLSNFLPLYGGADFHDYHHRLLYTKSGNYSSTFVYMDRLFGTDTGYRKLKALKKAGVEDDGKEM
- the LOC126591522 gene encoding probable protein phosphatase 2C 24, which gives rise to MAEIWYGVVSESDASSNPCEASSRAARRRRMEIRRCKFVSGVAPPAPESPDNSEKRKKAASRTTSSASRELENALQFSGSSDEEKIPPSQKKSTKFRASSSSNVPEALRELPKYGLASVCGRRRDMEDAVSVHPSFCRRIRDATTQLHYFGVYDGHGCSHVATKCRERMHELVKEEVENMEEWKTAMERSFVRMDKEVVAWSREGGVGVSNCRCELQTPESEAVGSTAVVAVVSPDKIVVANCGDSRAVLCRDGKALPLSVDHKPDRPDELNRIQEAGGRVIYWDGPRVLGVLAMSRALGDNYLKPYVSCDPEVTITDRTVEDECLILASDGLWDVVSNDTACGVARMCLRRERAAAAAERAGPEAAVASDKACSDASMLLTKLALARQSADNVSVVVVNLRLNT